The genomic region CCCGGCCCGGTGTCGGTACCGTTCCGGACCCGCGCCCACCTGCATTTATCGTGCTGGTCGTGCCCTCCGGCGGGATCGTTCTCGCCCATCCTGCCCATCCGTGTGGAGACGTACGACACAAGGCTGGATGGGCTGATCGGCCCGCGGATAAACAGGTACATGGGTACAGGTATCCACGACGCATCCGTGCGTCGATCTGCTAACATTGTTGATCGCGTTGTCAAGGCCTGCACCCAATGCCCGGCGACGGGCTGGGGGCGCGCCTGATGACCCTCCTCGACACGGTCTCGAAGACCGGCTACAACCGGGCGTTCGCCCGCCCGCTGACCGCGGGGGACCGCGCCTATCTTGCCTTCCACCGGCTCAATCCCGGTGAATACCAGGATGTCGGCGCGGTGCTGTTCCTCGACGGGCCGGTGGAGCTGACGGACCTGCGGGCCCACGTCGCCGAACGGCTGCGGGCACCACGGGCGCGGATGCTGACCGACCGGTTGGAGACGGTCACGGTCCGCCCGGCCGACCGCCGCTCCACGGTGCACGAGACCCACTGGGTCAGCGACCCGGAGATGAAGGTCGACGAGCGCGTCGTCGCCATGGAGCTGCCGAGTGCCGCGGAGGTCGCCGGCCTGCTCGGCGGCGACGCGATCGGTGACCGGCGCATCCGTGCCGCCATCGACGCGATCGCCAGGCGTCCCGTCGACACCAGCGCCCAGCCGTGGATGCTCTATCTGCTGTGCGAGCGGGGGACCGCGGGCGCCGTGGTCGTCTACCGGACCAGCCACATCGCCCAGGACGGCGCGGCCCTCTACCGGTCGCTGCACCTGCTGTTCGGTGGCGAGGACGAGCCCGACCTGGGACTGCCCGCGTCGATTCCCCGTCCGCAGGCCGGCGACTACCTGCGTTTCGTCAGCCGGGGTCTGAGCTGCCTGTCGCCGACGCGCGTCCTGGACGCCTGGGGCGGTCAGCCGGTGGGTCCGGCGCGCCACACCTGGATCACCACCGAGCTCGGGCCGATGCGGGACGTCGCCCGCCGGCACGACGCCTCGGTCAACGACGTTTACCTGGCCGCCCTCGCCGGGGCGGT from Frankia alni ACN14a harbors:
- a CDS encoding WS/DGAT domain-containing protein, giving the protein MTLLDTVSKTGYNRAFARPLTAGDRAYLAFHRLNPGEYQDVGAVLFLDGPVELTDLRAHVAERLRAPRARMLTDRLETVTVRPADRRSTVHETHWVSDPEMKVDERVVAMELPSAAEVAGLLGGDAIGDRRIRAAIDAIARRPVDTSAQPWMLYLLCERGTAGAVVVYRTSHIAQDGAALYRSLHLLFGGEDEPDLGLPASIPRPQAGDYLRFVSRGLSCLSPTRVLDAWGGQPVGPARHTWITTELGPMRDVARRHDASVNDVYLAALAGAVRSWSLPEWREDSRPVHALMPVSIRIAADQNVLSNYTSGVRIALPCGEPEPARRLARIAKVTRRLKEGGMGVVEHHHFPAVAARATPRMLSYAASFGGRTRELAMVATNARTIRGPLAVAGRTVTDLIGTGPLLVGRQHLSVALFGLGDRIGITFAASDSVPNHERLAQLWLAELTELGRSTPPGGVRVPVQRDAGPRAR